The Ovis canadensis isolate MfBH-ARS-UI-01 breed Bighorn chromosome 18, ARS-UI_OviCan_v2, whole genome shotgun sequence genome has a segment encoding these proteins:
- the LOC138423880 gene encoding myeloid-associated differentiation marker-like, producing the protein MSTGVTYPNLEAWNTVCCFLRLPQLFCTCVAFSLVADMGIWRGDIGNWSMSIWGFCFAVTLIIVTVEFFDFESRFPFFWYNLSITYACYATLLCLLASSIYSVTYVQFLPDGPLQDRAVAATAVSCVASAFYAIDVAFVWSCYEFEEITCYVHTVPGLLKVLETFTAGIIFTFLSNTSLYLHQPALEWCVAVYSICFILAALAMLLKLGGWENMLPVRFPIFQLGLTLFSILLYISALVLWLLYQFYEEFGGQPRWSDDISCFDDLMCTWIQRMAVAILTAINLLIYVADLVYWACQVFYRD; encoded by the coding sequence ATGTCCACTGGGGTCACATACCCAAACCTGGAGGCCTGGAATACAGTGTGCTGCTTCCTCCGCCTGCCACAGCTCTTCTGTACCTGTGTGGCCTTCTCCCTGGTGGCCGACATGGGCATTTGGAGAGGGGACATAGGTAACTGGTCCATGTCCATCTGGGGCTTCTGTTTTGCTGTGACACTCATAATAGTCACAGTCGAGTTTTTTGATTTTGAATCACGCTTTCCTTTTTTCTGGTACAACCTCTCCATCACCTACGCCTGCTATGCCACCCTCCTCTGCCTCTTGGCCTCCAGCATCTACTCCGTCACCTATGTCCAGTTCCTGCCTGATGGACCTCTCCAGGACCGGGCCGTCGCAGCCACTGCAGTCTCCTGTGTCGCTTCTGCATTTTATGCCATAGATGTGGCCTTTGTGTGGAGCTGCTATGAGTTCGAAGAGATCACCTGCTATGTGCACACTGTGCCAGGCCTGCTGAAGGTGCTGGAGACCTTCACGGCCGGCATCATCTTTACCTTCCTCAGCAACACCTCCCTGTACCTGCACCAGCCAGCCCTGGAGTGGTGCGTGGCCGTGTACTCCATCTGCTTCATCCTGGCAGCACTAGCTATGCTGCTAAAACTGGGTGGCTGGGAGAACATGCTGCCTGTCCGCTTCCCCATTTTCCAGCTGGGGCTAACCTTGTTCTCCATCCTCCTCTACATCAGCGCTCTGGTCCTCTGGCTGCTTTACCAATTCTATGAGGAATTTGGCGGGCAGCCCCGGTGGTCCGATGATATCAGCTGTTTCGATGACCTCATGTGCACCTGGATCCAGCGGATGGCTGTGGCCATCCTGACAGCCATTAACCTATTGATTTATGTGGCTGACTTGGTGTACTGGGCCTGCCAAGTTTTCTATCGGGACTGA
- the LOC138423885 gene encoding myeloid-associated differentiation marker-like, with product MPAMSSPPGLCSWTVVGCSVRLLQLLSTGVASSLVASMGTQRVGVDNWFMFFWCFCYIVTLLIIIVEYCSNLWSHFSFHWYNFPINYACYAALFCFSTSIISATTYVPFLPQGPTRNHAITATAFSCIAAVAYGTEFFWTWVGHRPRRIITYVHTVHGLLKLLENFVACIIFAFISNTSLYQHQPALVWCVAVYSTCFILGTLAILLGLVYCDNWLPIRFPVSQLGLTLFSILLYISALVLWPLYQFNEELGGQSQRSSDMTCRDEFTTYVCNWDQRLAVAVLTAINLLLYVADLVIASCLVSERLHPRTPDSLYLWRYYVV from the coding sequence atgcCGGCCATGTCGTCACCCCCAGGCCTTTGCTCCTGGACTGTGGTGGGCTGCTCCGTCCGCCTGCTGCAGCTGCTCTCCACTGGCGTGGCCTCCTCCCTGGTGGCCAGCATGGGCACTCAGCGGGTGGGCGTAGATAACTGGTTCATGTTCTTCTGGTGCTTCTGCTACATTGTGACCCTCCTCATCATCATTGTGGAATACTGTAGTAACCTCTGGTCCCACTTTTCCTTCCACTGGTACAACTTCCCCATCAACTACGCCTGCTATGCCGCCCTCTTCTGCTTCTCAACCTCCATCATCTCTGCCACTACTTACGTCCCGTTCTTGCCtcagggccccacccggaaccaCGCCATCACTGCCACAGCATTCTCTTGCATTGCTGCTGTGGCTTACGGGACCGAATTTTTCTGGACCTGGGTGGGTCACCGGCCCAGAAGGATCATCACCTATGTGCATACGGTGCATGGCCTGCTCAAGCTGCTGGAGAACTTTGTGGCTTGCATCATCTTCGCCTTCATCAGCAACACCTCCCTGTACCAGCACCAGCCGGCCCTGGTGTGGTGCGTGGCTGTGTACTCCACCTGTTTCATCCTGGGGACCCTGGCCATCCTGCTGGGCTTGGTCTACTGTGACAACTGGCTGCCCATCCGCTTCCCCGTTTCCCAGCTTGGGCTGACCCTGTTTTCCATCCTCCTCTACATCAGCGCTCTGGTCCTCTGGCCGCTCTATCAGTTCAATGAGGAGCTGGGCGGCCAGTCCCAGCGATCCAGTGATATGACCTGCAGAGATGAGTTCACTACTTACGTGTGCAACTGGGACCAGCGACTGGCTGTGGCTGTTCTGACAGCTATCAACTTGCTGCTTTATGTGGCCGACCTGGTGATCGCGAGCTGCCTGGTCAGTGAAAGGCTCCACCCACGGACTCCAGATTCCCTCTACTTATGGAGATATTATGTTGTCTGA
- the LOC138423887 gene encoding myeloid-associated differentiation marker-like, with translation MTVTSLIIRLTMSLPSGLASATIKGYFLRLLQLLSTCLAFSLVATTGTWRETIGNWSMFIWCFCFVVTLLTFIVELCGLQFLWPFSWDDFLINYASYSTLLCLSASIIYPTMYIQIVPRGSSWNHAIATTAFSCLASVTYATEVAWICARPSQITCYVLRMPGLLKGLENFVACVIFGFISNTSLYLHQPALVWCVAAYSICLFLGAVALLLYLGGYSNKLPICFPIFLLGLALLSIFLYASALVLWLLYQFDENFGGQPQRSSDVSCHHQLTHLVCTWDQRLVVAILTAVNLLIYVADLVYWARWVFARD, from the coding sequence ATGACAGTGACCAGCCTGATCATCAGGCTCACCATGAGCTTGCCCTCTGGCCTGGCCTCTGCAACCATCAAGGGCTACTTCCTCCGCCTGCTGCAGCTGCTCTCCACCTGCCTGGCCTTCTCGCTGGTGGCTACCACTGGCACTTGGAGGGAGACCATAGGTAACTGGTCCATGTTCATCTGGTGCTTCTGCTTCGTCGTGACCCTCCTTACTTTCATAGTCGAGTTATGTGGGCTCCAGTTCCTCTGGCCCTTTTCCTGGGACGATTTTCTCATCAACTATGCCTCCTACTCCACCCTCCTCTGCCTCTCGGCCTCCATTATTTACCCCACCATGTACATCCAGATCGTCCCTCGTGGCAGCTCCTGGAACCACGCCATTGCAACTACGGCTTTCTCCTGCCTTGCTTCTGTGACGTATGCCACTGAAGTGGCCTGGATCTGTGCCCGGCCCAGCCAGATCACCTGCTATGTGCTCCGCATGCCAGGACTGCTCAAGGGGCTAGAGAACTTCGTGGCCTGTGTCATCTTCGGCTTCATCAGCAACACCTCCCTGTACCTGCACCAGCCGGCCCTGGTGTGGTGTGTGGCCGCGTACTCCATCTGCCTCTTCCTGGGGGCCGTGGCCCTCCTGCTGTATCTGGGAGGCTATAGCAACAAGTTGCCCATCTGCTTCCCCATTTTCCTGTTGGGGTTGGCCTTGCTCTCCATCTTCCTCTACGCCAGCGCTCTGGTCCTCTGGCTGCTCTACCAGTTCGACGAGAATTTTGGTGGCCAGCCCCAGCGGTCCAGTGATGTGAGCTGCCACCATCAACTCACCCACTTGGTGTGCACCTGGGACCAAAGACTGGTTGTAGCCATCTTGACAGCGGTCAACCTGCTGATTTACGTGGCTGACCTGGTGTACTGGGCCCGCTGGGTCTTTGCTAGGGACTGA